From a single Cryptococcus deuterogattii R265 chromosome 5, complete sequence genomic region:
- a CDS encoding nucleoporin family protein, whose product MFGSNAFGALAMDSASPNAGPSNQVVEGDEVDVSWLKLIKRNHGVDVRVSEKINLEGLPDECSLMTVVNTWGLVVVGGNNDVRIHRLADIHKLINEAPGGNKTLPESAPVQTISLPGRPVWVKSAMKDECLIVATANGAGVFVWKLRDVMAGNTSPLHSFTSNIPTTLLDVLPNPSADQLGRLVALVAKEGFVMADIEEGKLMPPVAGPFTCAGWSAKGKQIVVGKPDGQLTQYTPDGAPKSDIPAPPGLNSHASFVQWLENDLFLVTYVQNVESMDSDPIEQYVIHRQKSSFEFTKFYDPLNGMGYPSRSEVFRHFAGLGAWGVESKHLAFIISGAATDIAVLNGRPDEGGKWEVLFLDGSERGTMPVANPKAGRDNTSPLGLAFDFTSKDTVQQSTDGTLPDLAPVPRLLAYSQEGVIISFDVRNPNAGPYPGMISARDLSSAGAPAEDAMDTGVEASLAPISTPSASKPAAFGSASGSTAFGQSSFGSSKPSAFGASAFGASSKLSTFGASPAFGQTFAPGAAAGSSGPSATFGQSAFGSSAKPSAFGASAFGTSGASAFGQSSAPAESTGSSAAASPASAFGAAKPAFGGFGQQIGQPTAFGQSAFGSSTATPAFGQSSSPSAFGGKSAFGQPAFGQTNKPASPASSAFGTSTTPSAFGQSGKPAPPASAFGASSTPSAFGQPNKPASAAPSAFGTSTSTTPAFTGFGPKPEGGSNFGFGQSAFGQKPEEEKKGPSAFGQSAFGEANGSAFGGNAFGSSTFGQKSTSTPSSAPSAEASKPITFAGFGQAKVEIPNFSPSTAPTANAEKDDFGLGTFAPALETSKPTSVPGLEESPPSSPVMSVGKKPAGLDDDTPPSSPPAKPAAATPKSVATPSAPSSTTPSFFKPATAFGNTAPTFGFGQTSEKKTGATAFGSSFAPAAGAPGSTTPSSGASAFGAPAFGKPSVIGGSSSSSPAFGQPSKPTGSAFGFGQSSTPSATTSVAAAKPIGNISGGFGGFAAASSKEPGKGFGAFASGGSSVFGGGQSVFESKSASLSPFGNASPAASSFESKAGSRVGTKPSLPEEKKEEGAKASDVPEPITAKSDAPSFADVVKEEIEGEEKEEEVKGFHVPEPITQKENASPFVEVTKKSIEEKEDKPEVPEPLKSKEDALSFAEVTKESAEENAEERGEDTKKREVPAPISEVEGAPSFAEVVSHAPESTTSSQTPTKASVEAAEVLSPEGSPTKSKPNTHAPKEHAGIEEKAEDATKTERGQTEAEKENLREEEAVSKKDDEAPDQEQVEGKQSTPSAAETKTTTALAEPVIEEPPSAGPSPTESEAEVLEQEGEEGDGEDLDDEEEYDEEEREEEEEHDEDEYDEKAYEQEQYDEDEYDEEDEYGEEEQYDEVDEYDEEGRQRERSTSISPDISHVNEQSEGSNEKVHHDDGERDEEDNAGSEKPKLSAKKSPPAWFTKPASTPSPPADQKPASPTPTTNGPSFFFQFNPTPATAEQPKSGREPPKLPFSFKHAAKTSSPLSGPPLRQSTTPESSPIKSVAISMSSSSDQKPTETSKTDTDNTRTPVPPGGFNVFGQKPADSSKSPLPANGLFGQKPTEAAEPAEQKPPTITFGAFGQPKVEPVKAPLAPTDLKKPTGTSGFSLFGQKPAEVTKSPFSTQSSAVPSTPSAITAPVAARTVPEEKPPESTGSGLDKPSSPLGPSSLFSTKPAANPQTPFFTPMAVGPATTPSTPATPAPAPGPSKPKIADFSDLTVPTRPGMPVRPAKAITIEKGPMGTVTVKVIEQLNDEVQGLKDVLATNAKYHQQLRTRNAGTVEFNALVNLVEQQGVIPFSQISQVQRLIDELYPRVTKQRASDAMAERKLADLRSKMSRMDMKIGQVEKLIKAKRDSSFSEAARLMDLDPEQAAYQAKLRKATQDAEGQIERLETLLAGLKRRVERQEHRQIPTQPPLERIQRSVRNIDVAIQQKQQTIDELSRRVASLRVSTPRKALLSQSVARGPINFEPTKQMIAEIEASMGSTEAKRKRLEKIKVARLTKLSVSRDGEDEATVRRGNFTHESVANGPIIINEIIAIPSEDVRDELGSE is encoded by the exons ATGTTCGGTAGCAATGCTTTCGGCGCTCTTGCAATGGATAGCGCCTCCCCCAATGCCGGTCCGAGTAATCAAGTCGtcgaaggagatgaagtcGATGTTTCG TGGTTGAAACTCATCAAGCGAAACCATGGAGTGGATGTACGAGTGTCTGAGAAGATAAACCTCGAAGGGTTACCAGACGAGTGCAGCTTGATGACAGTTGTAAATACTTGGGGATTagttgttgttggtggcAACAATG ATGTTCGAATACACCGGTTGGCGGATATTCACAAATTGATCAACGAGGCCCCAGGCGGTAACAAAACATTACCGGAGTCTGCGCCAGTACAGACTATCTCATTACCAGGTAGACCGGTTTGGGTGAA GTCCGCTATGAAAGATGAATGTCTCATTGTGGCCACAGCCAATGGAGCTGGAGTGTTTGTTTGGAAATTAAGAGATGTCATGGCTGGCAAT ACTTCTccccttcattcttttaCCTCTAACATCCCAACCACCCTTCTCGATGTTCTTCCAAACCCATCAGCCGATCAGTTGGGAAGATTAGTAGCGCTTGTTGCTAAAGAAGGGTTTGTGATGGCGGAcattgaggaaggaaagttAATGCCCCCAGTCGCTGGACCATTTACATGCG CCGGATGGTCTGCGAAAGGGAAACAAATCGTTGTCGGCAAGCCTGATGGCCAGCTGACTCAATACACTCCTGACGGCGCTCCTAAATCCGATATACCCGCTCCTCCAGGTCTCAATTCTCATGCTTCTTTCGTCCAGTGGCTTGAAAACGACTTGTTTCTAGTCACCTATGTTCAAAACGTGGAAAGCATGGATTCCGACCCTATCGAGCAATATGTCATTCATCGGCAAAAATCCTCCTTCGAGTTCACCAAATTCTACGATCCGCTTAATGGTATGGGGTATCCTTCAAGATCCGAGGTGTTTAGGCATTTTGCGGGTCTTGGCGCTTGGGGAGTTGAGTCGAAGCACCTGGCCTTCATCATTTCTGGTGCCGCTACTGATATAGCGGTGCTGAATGGCCGCCCAGACGAAGGGGGAAAATGGGAGGTGCTATTCTTGGATGGATCCGAGAGAGGCACAATGCCAGTAGCCAATCCCAAAGCGGGCCGAGATAATACGTCACCTCTTGGACTTGCGTTTGACTTTACCAGCAAAGACACTGTGCAACAGAGTACTGATGGGACTTTACCTGACCTCGCACCTGTGCCAAGGTTACTGGCATACAGCCAAGAAGGTGTCATTATTTCTTTCGACGTCAGGAATCCCAACGCAGGGCCCTATCCTGGTATGATCTCCGCACGAGATCTCTCTTCCGCAGGTGCGCCTGCAGAAGACGCTATGGACACCGGCGTCGAAGCATCACTTGCACCGATCTCTACCCCTTCTGCTTCCAAGCCTGCGGCATTCGGCTCTGCCTCTGGCTCAACCGCTTTTGGTCAATCTTCGTTCGGATCTTCTAAACCAAGTGCATTCGGCGCTTCCGCCTTTGGCGCATCTTCCAAGCTCTCTACGTTTGGCGCTTCCCCAGCATTCGGCCAAACTTTTGCCCCAGGCGCTGCCGCAGGTTCGTCTGGCCCTTCAGCTACGTTTGGTCAATCTGCCTTTGGCTCCTCCGCAAAGCCGTCTGCATTTGGTGCGTCGGCTTTTGGGACTTCTGGTGCCTCCGCCTTTGGGCAGAGTTCAGCACCGGCTGAGTCCACAGGATCATCAGCTGCAGCTTCTCCTGCTTCCGCTTTTGGCGCTGCCAAACCAGCTTTTGGTGGATTCGGTCAGCAAATTGGTCAACCTACGGCGTTCGGCCAATCAGCTTTTGGATCTTCAACTGCCACCCCTGCCTTTGGccaatcatcttctccgtcAGCGTTTGGGGGCAAATCTGCATTTGGTCAACCGGCCTTTGGTCAGACCAACAAGCCTGCTTCTCCCGCGTCTTCAGCTTTTGGTACGTCTACCACTCCGTCTGCTTTTGGACAATCTGGTAAACCCGCACCCCCTGCCTCTGCGTTCGGCGCGTCATCTACTCCATCTGCCTTTGGCCAGCCTAATAAACCCGCTTCTGCCGCACCATCCGCTTTTGGTACATCAACTTCAACAACTCCTGCTTTCACTGGGTTCGGGCCTAaaccagaaggaggatcGAACTTTGGTTTTGGCCAGTCTGCATTCGGGCAAAAgcctgaagaagaaaagaagggtcCATCAGCATTTGGTCAATCGGCGTTTGGAGAGGCCAATGGGAGTGCATTTGGTGGCAATGCCTTTGGCTCAAGTACGTTTGGTCAAAAATCGACCTCAACGCCATCCTCTGCACCTTCCGCAGAAGCTTCGAAGCCTATTACATTCGCCGGTTTCGGTCAGGCCAAGGTAGAAATTCCGAACTTTTCACCTTCAACTGCACCGACTGCTAAtgcggagaaggatgacttTGGCCTTGGCACCTTCGCTCCTGCACTCGAGACGTCGAAACCTACAAGTGTACCTGGTTTAGAAGAGTCAccaccttcatcacctGTTATGAGTGTTGGGAAAAAACCCGCCGGCTTGGATGACGATACCCCCCCCAGCTCACCGCCCGCGAAACCTGCAGCTGCCACCCCTAAATCTGTCGCTACCCCCAGCGCACCTTCATCGACCACTCCGTCCTTTTTCAAGCCGGCTACAGCGTTTGGAAACACTGCTCCCACCTTTGGATTTGGCCAAACTTCCGAGAAAAAGACCGGAGCTACGGCTTTTGGTTCGAGCTTTGCCCCAGCCGCAGGAGCTCCTGGGTCTACCACCCCTTCGAGTGGAGCCTCAGCGTTCGGAGCACCTGCGTTCGGCAAGCCGTCTGTCATTGGCGGTAGTAGCAGCTCCAGCCCTGCTTTTGGTCAACCATCCAAGCCCACCGGATCGGCATTTGGCTTTGGACAATCCTCAACCCCTAGCGCCACTACCAGTGTGGCTGCTGCCAAGCCAATCGGAAACATAAGCGGTGGATTCGGAGGTTTCGCTGCGGCAAGCAGTAAGGAACCAGGGAAAGGTTTCGGTGCCTTTGCCAGTGGAGGAAGCTCTGTGTTTGGAGGTGGCCAGTCAGTGTTCGAGAGCAAGTCTGCCTCTTTGTCGCCTTTCGGAAATGCATCTCCTGCGGCTTCATCGTTTGAAAGCAAGGCCGGCTCAAGGGTCGGGACCAAGCCGTCCCTGcctgaggagaagaaagaggagggagcTAAGGCTTCTGATGTGCCTGAGCCCATTACGGCCAAAAGTGATGCGCCTTCATTCGCCGACGttgtgaaggaagagatagaaggtgaggaaaaggaagaggaagtcaAGGGCTTCCACGTGCCAGAACCTATCACACAGAAGGAAAATGCCTCCCCTTTCGTTGAAGTGACCAAGAAGTCGatcgaagaaaaggaggataaGCCCGAAGTGCCAGAGCCCCTTAAGTCTAAGGAAGATGCTTTATCATTCGCCGAGGTTACGAAAGAGAGCGCCGAGGAGAACGCCGAGGAGAGGGGTGAAGATACTAAGAAGCGCGAGGTACCAGCCCCGATCTcggaagtggaaggagcGCCATCTTTTGCTGAAGTTGTTTCCCATGCTCCCGAATCTACGACATCCTCCCAGACTCCTACTAAAGCTTCTGTCGAAGCTGCTGAGGTTTTGAGCCCAGAGGGAAGTCCTACAAAGTCGAAGCCGAATACCCACGCCCCTAAAGAACATGCGGGTATCGAggagaaggcagaagaCGCCACTAAGACGGAACGTGGCCAGACCgaggcagagaaggagaaccttcgcgaggaagaagctgtctctaagaaggatgatgaagccCCAGATCAGGAGCAGGTAGAAGGAAAACAATCCACTCCATCAGCGGCCGAAACAAAAACGACCACTGCTCTAGCTGAGCCGGTTATTGAAGAACCGCCGTCGGCGGGACCTTCGCCGACAGAATCAGAAGCTGAAGTTTTGGAacaggaaggagaagaaggggatggcGAAGACCTcgatgacgaagaagaatatgatgaggaggaaagagaagaagaagaggaacacgatgaggatgaataCGACGAGAAAGCTTATGAGCAAGAACAATACGATGAGGACGAatatgatgaggaggacgaatacggtgaggaagagcagtaTGATGAGGTGGATGAgtatgatgaggaaggacgaCAACGCGAGCGTTCGACCTCGATCTCTCCTGATATATCGCATGTTAACGAACAGTCGGAAGGCTCCAATGAGAAAGTCCATCACGATGACGGAGAgagagacgaagaggacaaTGCTGGTTCTGAAAAGCCTAAATTAAGTGCAAAGAAATCACCGCCTGCTTGGTTCACAAAGCCTGCCAGCACCCCTTCTCCGCCTGCTGACCAAAAGCCTGCCTCACCTACACCTACAACTAATggcccttctttcttctttcaattCAACCCTACACCTGCTACCGCAGAACAGCCCAAATCCGGTAGAGAACCTCCCAagcttcctttctctttcaaacACGCAGCTAAAACGTCATCACCTCTTTCGGGTCCCCCACTTAGGCAATCGACTACGCCAGAAAGTTCCCCCATCAAATCTGTGGCCATAAGTATGTCTAGCTCGTCAGATCAGAAGCCTACAGAAACATCAAAGACAGACACCGACAATACTAGGACCCCTGTTCCTCCCGGAGGTTTCAATGTGTTTGGTCAGAAGCCTGCAGACAGCTCTAAGTCACCTTTGCCGGCCAATGGTCTTTTTGGGCAAAAACCGACAGAGGCTGCGGAGCCTGCAGAACAAAAGCCCCCTACCATTACATTTGGTGCCTTCGGCCAGCCCAAGGTGGAACCCGTCAAAGCCCCCCTTGCGCCGACAGACCTCAAAAAACCCACTGGAACTAGTGGGTTCAGTCTGTTCGGACAAAAGCCTGCAGAAGTCACAAAGTCTCCTTTTTCTACCCAATCATCAGCTGTGCCGTCGACCCCGTCTGCAATCACGGCACCCGTTGCAGCTCGTACGGTACCGGAGGAAAAGCCGCCCGAGTCGACTGGTTCGGGATTAGACAAACCGTCTTCCCCTTTGGGACCATCGTCATTGTTCTCCACTAAGCCTGCAGCGAACCCTCAAACGCCATTTTTCACTCCAATGGCTGTTGGTCCCGCAACGACGCCCTCTACTCCCGCTACACCTGCGCCAGCCCCTGGCCCAAGCAAACCAAAGATTGCAGACTTCTCAGATTTGACTGTGCCGACGAGACCAGGTATGCCTGTGCGACCTGCTAAAGCAATAACAATCGAAAAAGGGCCAATGGGTACCGTGACGGTCAAAGTCATTGAACAGCTGAATGACGAAGTGCAAGGA CTCAAGGATGTTTTGGCTACCAACGCCAAATATCATCAGCAACTTCGAACTCGCAATGCGGGTACAGTTGAATTCAATGCTCTAGTAAATCTAGTCGAACAACAAGGTGTCATTCCGTTCTCCCAGATTTCTCAGGTCCAACGTTTGATCGACGAACTTTACCCCAGAGTCACCAAACAAAGAGCTTCCGATGCCATGGCCGAGCGTAAACTTGCTGATCTGAGATCTAAGATGTCGAGAA TGGACATGAAAATTGGTCAGGTTGAGAAGCTCATCAAAGCAAAGAGAGATTCGAGTTTTTCAGAGGCTGCTCGTCTAATGGATCTCGACCCTGAGCAAGCTGCTTACCAAGCCAAGTTACGAAAAGCTACTCAA GATGCGGAAGGACAAATTGAACGGCTAGAAACTTTGCTTGCCGGGTTGAAGCGTCGAGTCGAGAGACAAGAACATCGCCAAATTCCCAC ACAACCTCCACTTGAACGCATCCAACGCTCCGTCCGTAACATTGATGTTGCCATCCAACAAAAGCAACAGACCATCGATGAGCTTTCTAGGCGTGTCGCATCTCTCCGCGTTTCCACTCCCCGGAAGGCTCTTTTGAGTCAGAGCGTTGCTCGCGGCCCGATTAATTTTGAGCCCACCAAGCAGATGATAGCTGAGATAGAAGCGTCAATGGGGAGCACTGAAGCCAAGAGGAAGCgattggagaagattaAGGTCGCCAGGTTGACCAAGCTTTCCGTCTCTCgagatggtgaggatgaagcgACTGTCAGAAGGGGAAATTTCACCCATGAATCCGTGGCCAATGGGCCCATCATAATCAATGAGATTATTGCAATTCCATCCGAAGATGTCAGAGATGAGCTAGGATCGGAGTAG